In Leptospirillum ferriphilum, a genomic segment contains:
- a CDS encoding sulfurtransferase TusA family protein yields the protein MSSSGESGLRTLDVTALFNPVDCQSLGIIRTTLSSMNTGDVLVISSNRFQKREIESWSRKFGHRLLSADDVDGRVVLRLEKGSR from the coding sequence GTGTCATCGTCTGGTGAATCGGGGCTTCGGACGCTCGATGTGACAGCTCTTTTCAACCCGGTCGACTGCCAGAGTCTCGGGATTATCCGGACGACTCTGTCTTCGATGAATACCGGAGATGTTCTTGTCATTTCTTCAAACCGGTTCCAGAAACGCGAGATCGAATCCTGGTCAAGAAAATTCGGCCATCGTCTCCTGAGCGCAGACGACGTGGATGGCCGCGTGGTTCTTCGACTGGAGAAAGGTTCCCGATGA
- a CDS encoding DsrE family protein, translating to MANRVLVVFEKPLYLSFEPVDPHVFATALGVADTSLEINVLLRDSGVHYAVSGQQPSVRILGQEIQEAHTSPAQLLAFMKEHGARIHIVEEHLVARGVAPGDLIDGVERVTEGHIARLVEEHDSVIVW from the coding sequence ATGGCCAATCGCGTTCTTGTCGTTTTCGAAAAGCCTCTTTATTTAAGCTTCGAACCTGTCGATCCCCACGTGTTCGCCACCGCGCTGGGGGTCGCCGACACATCCCTGGAAATCAATGTCCTCTTAAGAGACTCCGGCGTCCACTATGCGGTGTCCGGTCAGCAGCCCTCGGTCCGGATCCTGGGACAGGAGATTCAGGAAGCCCATACCTCTCCCGCACAGCTTCTTGCTTTCATGAAGGAGCATGGCGCGCGCATCCACATCGTGGAGGAACACCTTGTCGCAAGAGGAGTTGCCCCGGGCGATCTGATCGATGGAGTCGAGCGGGTGACCGAAGGCCATATCGCCCGGCTGGTGGAGGAGCACGACAGTGTCATCGTCTGGTGA